The window ATGAGCGGTTTAGACTGAATAACAACGGCTGATGCGTGGCATCTGTGTCGCCGGATGCAATAAAAAAGCACGCCAAGACAGGCTCGGCGCGCTTTTTGAAGATCGGATTGAATCAGCTCAGCTTACTTGCTGCTGGTGTGGCCCATGTCCACGGAGGGCTGGGGGGGAGGGGGATTCTTGGAAGCGCAGGAGGAAAGGGTGAGGCCGGCAACGGCCAGGACAAGGGCGGCAATGGTGGCTTTCATGGTCGGGTATCGTTGAATAGATTGAATTGCTGTTTTTGGGGATGGTGGGTAACACCAACCCTTGATTCGGGCTATAACGGCGAGCAGGCCGGATGCCAACTCCGATTTTCTGGGATTTCGTGCAAGTTGCCAACGGCGGGCAACTCGTTCATTCCCCGATCCAAACAGGCGTTCCCACATCCACCAGGTCGTACAGGGCGGCCACATCCGCATTCTTGAGGCGCACGCAACCATGGCTCGCGATCCGGCCGATGCTGCCCTCGTCATTCGTACCGTGGATGTAGATGTACCGGTCGAAGGTGTTCGCATTCCGTTCCTCACAGCCTTCCAGCCAGAGGATGCGGGAAAGGATGAGGTCTCCATCTGTCGGGCCACCTGGCTGCCACTCGCCGACGGGCTTGCGGGATTTGAAAATGGTTCTCTCAGGCAGGCCATCCCCGTGCTTTTCCGCCACGCGGAAGGCGCCCAAAGGTGTCTGGTTCGACCCTGGAGTGAAGCCGATACCGAACTTCGAGGTGCTGCACGGCCACTGCTTCACCAGGCGGCGTCCATCCCAGAGGCTGAGGAGCTGGGTCCCGATGGAGACTTCCAGACGAGGCTGCGTGAACTGCTGCATTTGTTGCATTTTACGTCCGGCAGCGTAGTCTGCGCGCCCCTCAAATCAAAACACAAATATGAGCCATCTCAAGCACGTCGCCATTGCCGGTGCCACCGGCGCCGTCGGCGTGGAAATGCTGCGCTGCCTCGAGCAGCGGAACTTTCCCGTCGGTCAACTGACCCTTCTCGCTTCCGCCCGCAGCGCGGGGAAGACCGTGAAGTTCAAAGGCACCGACGTGACCATCAAAGAGCTCAAGGCGGACTCCTTTGAAGGTGTGGACATTGCGCTCTTCAGCGCCGGCGGCGGCATCAGCAAGGAATTCATCCCGCACGCGGTGAAGGCCGGTGCCGTGGTGGTGGACAACTCCTCCGCCTACCGCATGGATGACTCCGTGCCGCTCGTGGTGCCGGAGATCAACGCGGAAGACGTGAAGAAGCACAAGGGCATCATCGCGAACCCGAACTGCACGACTGCCATCACCCTCATGGCGCTGTGGCCGCTGCACCAGGCCTTCGGCGTGAAGCGCCTCTTTGCCTCCAGCTATCAGGCCGTATCCGGTACCGGTGCACAAGCCATCGAAGAACTCGAGCGCCAGACCCGCGAGTGGGCCAAGGCCGAGCGCAAGTGGGACGATGTACGCCTGCCCGCCGATCAGGTGAAGGTGTACCCCCACCAGATCGCTTTCAACGCCCTGCCCCATGTGGATTCCTTCCTCGACTCCGGCTACACGAAGGAAGAGATGAAGATGGAAAACGAAGGCCGCAAGATCATGCACCACCCGACCCTCCGGGCCAGCGTGACCTGCGTGCGCGTGCCCGTCTTCCGTGCCCACAGCGTGGCCGTGAGCGCCGAGTTCGAAAAGCCCGTGACCGTGGAAGCGGCTTATGAAGTGCTGCGCACCGCCAAGGGCCTGGACCTCGTGGACGATCCCACCCTGAAGAAGTACCCGCTCGCCCTCGACGTGGCCGGCAAGGACAACTGCGCCGTGGGCCGCCTCCGCCTGGACTGCGCCCTCGACAACGGCCTGGCCTTCTGGGTCGCCGGCGACCAGCTCCTCAAGGGCGCGGCACTCAATGCGGTGCAGATCGCGGAGTGCCTCGTGTAAGGTAAGCGACAAGATTCACTGGAAGGGCTTCTTCGTTTCATGCGGGGAAGCCCTTCTTTTTGGTGGGACAGGTGGAGGAAAGAAAGACGTGCTCCTCCGGTCCATGACGCCGCCTGCCTGTTGACCGGTGGGGTGCTGCTGCGTCGGCACCCAAATTGGGCGGGGCTCGGGGCGGAGCGGAGCCAATGGGTGGTGCAGTATGTTGCGCGATAGCAAAGCGGTTCCACACCGCCTCCGCCCACTGAAGCTTGGGTGCCGGCGCAGCAGCACCCTACCAGAACACTTTGGCCTCCGGCCAACAGGCGTGTGCATCGAAGACTGCCTTGGCGGTGGAGCTCTCCCACATCCCGTTTGACTCCGCCTCGTGTCCACGCTTGGTGACATTTCCCTCACCCTCGCCGTCATCATGCCCGAGCTCGACCTCAAGACCTACCTCTCCCAGCGTGTCACCTTCGTAGACGCCGCTCTGGAGCGCTTCCTGCCTGCTGCGGACACCCGTCCAGCGAGTCTCCATGCGGCCATGCGGCACAGTGTCTTCGCTGGTGGCAAGCGACTGCGTCCGATTCTTTGTCTCGCGGCTGCGGAGGCCTGTGGTGGCACTCGTGAGCGCGCGCTCTTCGCCGCGGGCGCGGTGGAGTGCCTGCACACGTACTCGCTCATCCACGATGACCTGCCCTGCATGGATGATGATGATATGCGTCGCGGCGTGCCCACCTGCCACAAGGTGTACGGCGAAGCCGTGGCCCTGCTCGCGGGCGACGCCCTCCAGGCGCTCGCCTTCGAACTGGTGGCACGCACGCCAGTGACGCACCGGCATTCTCCGGCAGACATGGTAACACTCCTCGCCCGTACCGCAGGCAGCCTGCATCTCGTGGGCGGCCAGGTGGCGGATCTTGAGGGCGAAGGCAAGAAGCTCCCGCTGGAAGACCTCCGCTACATCCATGAAAGCAAGACGGCCGCCCTGCTCACCGCCAGCGTGAAGCTCGGTGGCATGAGCGCGGATGCGACCCCGGAGCAAATGCAGGCGCTGCATGACTTCGGCATGGCCACGGGTCTCGCCTTCCAGATCATCGATGACATCCTCGATGTCACCCAGACCAGCGAGAAGCTCGGCAAGAGCGCAGGCAAGGACGTGGCCACGGAGAAGAGCACCTATCCCGCCTTGATGGGGCTCGATGCCTCGCGTGCGGAAGCGCATCGACTCACCGACGCGGCGCATGCAGCACTGGAAGTCTTCGGCCCAAATGGCGTGTGGCTGCGCGCCCTGGCGGACTACCTGCTGCAACGCGACTATTGAGCCACTTCGATCTTCTTGTTGTTCTTGTCGAACATGTCCTCCGCCGCGAACTTCAGAAGGTCCTCCGCTGACTTCTCAATGGTGCCGCTGCTTCCCACGGTAGCCACGGTCTTTCCAGTACTGTCCTTTACGACCAGAAGATACCCGTAGTACTTGAAGCCGTACTTGTAGGCAATGTTGTCATAGGTCAGCTTCACTTCCTTGGTGTCGTGCGTCAGGGTCTTCAGCGGCTCCAGCGTCACATCAAACTCCTCCCGGCTGATGACCTTGGACTCCTGATTGTCCTCCAGGTTTTTGGCAAAGGCCATCATGGTGGCCTTGCCCCCGCTGAAGGGACGCTGCTGCTCGCCATTCCGGATGTCCACCCGGAATCCCACACGCGCGGTGCGCTCATCATAGGCATTATTAGTGGGTCGATCGCTCTTGTTCGGATAGACCTTGGCCTCGATGCGCATCGGGGAAGAAGTGTTGGCCGCCGGTGTGCTGGCAATGGCTTTGGGAGTGGCGGACGTACCGAGATTGGCGGGAGCCACGGGAGGCTGCGTCAACTTCACCACTGCGCCTTTGGAAACAAAATAATCCTGATCCGTCTTGCTGAAGTTGGATGCCTTCACCGTGAAGACCAGCCCATCGCTGCTGCGCTTGATGGTGACCAGTTCCCCGTTGGCGCTGACCAGCTCACCCTGCAGGGAGCGGCCATTCTGGTCGATGAATGTGCGAACCTCCGCGCTGAGCGAAGCCAGCCCACACACGACCCAAACTCCAAGAACAAAAAGGGATGATTTCATGGCTCCGATATTCCTTCCGCAAAGCACAACGGATGTTACCGGAAAATGTTGATTTTAGGCAGGCTTTTTTACGATTCCTTTACCTTCACTGCGTCCCACACCTCATCCAGCTCGGCAAGCGAACAGTCCTGAACAGCCCGGCCTTGCGTGGCCAGTGCTTCTTCCACCTGCCCAAAGCGCCGCTCGAACTTGGCGCTCGCCGCCGCGAGGGCGCTCTCCGAGTCCACGCCCAGCTTCCTGGCCAGGTTCACCACGGTGAAGAGCAGGTCGCCCACTTCTTCGGTGATAGCAGCAGCATTGCGGGCTTCCATGGCATGGGTGATCTCCGCGGCCTCCTCCCGAATCTTCTCCAGCACCGGCGC is drawn from Roseimicrobium gellanilyticum and contains these coding sequences:
- a CDS encoding polyprenyl synthetase family protein, with protein sequence MPELDLKTYLSQRVTFVDAALERFLPAADTRPASLHAAMRHSVFAGGKRLRPILCLAAAEACGGTRERALFAAGAVECLHTYSLIHDDLPCMDDDDMRRGVPTCHKVYGEAVALLAGDALQALAFELVARTPVTHRHSPADMVTLLARTAGSLHLVGGQVADLEGEGKKLPLEDLRYIHESKTAALLTASVKLGGMSADATPEQMQALHDFGMATGLAFQIIDDILDVTQTSEKLGKSAGKDVATEKSTYPALMGLDASRAEAHRLTDAAHAALEVFGPNGVWLRALADYLLQRDY
- a CDS encoding aspartate-semialdehyde dehydrogenase; translation: MSHLKHVAIAGATGAVGVEMLRCLEQRNFPVGQLTLLASARSAGKTVKFKGTDVTIKELKADSFEGVDIALFSAGGGISKEFIPHAVKAGAVVVDNSSAYRMDDSVPLVVPEINAEDVKKHKGIIANPNCTTAITLMALWPLHQAFGVKRLFASSYQAVSGTGAQAIEELERQTREWAKAERKWDDVRLPADQVKVYPHQIAFNALPHVDSFLDSGYTKEEMKMENEGRKIMHHPTLRASVTCVRVPVFRAHSVAVSAEFEKPVTVEAAYEVLRTAKGLDLVDDPTLKKYPLALDVAGKDNCAVGRLRLDCALDNGLAFWVAGDQLLKGAALNAVQIAECLV
- a CDS encoding L,D-transpeptidase gives rise to the protein MQQFTQPRLEVSIGTQLLSLWDGRRLVKQWPCSTSKFGIGFTPGSNQTPLGAFRVAEKHGDGLPERTIFKSRKPVGEWQPGGPTDGDLILSRILWLEGCEERNANTFDRYIYIHGTNDEGSIGRIASHGCVRLKNADVAALYDLVDVGTPVWIGE